The following proteins are encoded in a genomic region of Haloarcula marina:
- the msrA gene encoding peptide-methionine (S)-S-oxide reductase MsrA gives MARSDADATGLTALSLDAAAPGPAETATATFGMGCFWGPDARFGAIPGVVRTRVGYAGGTDPDPSYYSLGDHTEVVQVEYDPEELAYEDLLDVFWANHSPFTTPHKRQYRGVVLAHDDAQREAAVASKAALEERTGKSVQTAIEPLASFTLAEEYHQKYELQSTPVVGDELQSLYGPAFVDSTAAARLNGFVAGHGDEQERRELLAQLDLSPAALSEVRRRL, from the coding sequence ATGGCACGCTCTGACGCCGACGCGACGGGACTGACGGCGCTCTCCCTGGACGCGGCGGCCCCCGGTCCGGCGGAGACGGCGACGGCCACGTTCGGCATGGGGTGTTTCTGGGGACCCGACGCCCGCTTCGGGGCGATACCGGGGGTCGTTCGGACCCGCGTCGGATACGCTGGCGGGACCGACCCCGACCCCAGTTACTACTCGCTGGGCGACCACACCGAGGTCGTACAGGTCGAGTACGACCCCGAGGAACTCGCCTACGAGGACTTACTGGACGTGTTCTGGGCGAACCACAGTCCGTTTACGACGCCGCACAAACGCCAGTACCGCGGCGTCGTCCTCGCACACGACGACGCCCAACGCGAGGCCGCCGTCGCGTCGAAGGCGGCACTTGAAGAGCGAACCGGGAAGTCGGTCCAGACGGCTATCGAACCGCTCGCGTCGTTCACGCTCGCCGAGGAGTATCACCAGAAGTACGAACTCCAGTCGACGCCGGTGGTCGGCGACGAACTCCAGTCGCTGTACGGTCCGGCGTTCGTCGACTCGACGGCCGCCGCGCGACTCAACGGCTTCGTCGCGGGCCACGGAGACGAACAGGAACGCCGCGAGTTACTCGCACAGTTGGACCTCTCTCCGGCGGCGCTCTCCGAGGTTCGCCGTCGGCTCTGA
- a CDS encoding DUF7511 domain-containing protein — protein sequence MSLHPDWVADDTCDGPARRDIDLSATVVRYTDRPDRCTVYPPGSSGVARMSTWISADADAFLDIETMR from the coding sequence ATGAGTCTCCATCCCGACTGGGTTGCCGACGACACCTGCGACGGACCCGCGCGCCGAGACATCGACCTGTCGGCGACGGTCGTTCGATACACGGACCGCCCCGACCGATGCACCGTCTACCCGCCCGGGTCGTCCGGCGTCGCACGGATGTCGACGTGGATAAGCGCCGACGCCGACGCGTTTCTCGACATCGAGACGATGCGATGA
- a CDS encoding response regulator, giving the protein MSIEVLLVDEDRDVLEIVGTFLGQEDDLEVTSETDPETALEMALTGEYDAVVSDYKMPRLDGVELCTAIRDRGHSFPFLLFSARDPDDVEPAAAEAGVTEFVQKGTGTEQYGVLADRIRDAA; this is encoded by the coding sequence ATGAGTATCGAGGTGTTACTAGTCGACGAGGACCGCGACGTGCTCGAAATCGTCGGGACGTTCCTCGGGCAGGAAGACGACCTCGAAGTGACGAGCGAGACGGACCCGGAGACCGCCCTCGAAATGGCGCTCACGGGGGAGTACGACGCCGTCGTCAGCGACTACAAGATGCCGCGACTCGACGGCGTGGAACTCTGTACGGCGATTCGGGACCGCGGTCACTCGTTCCCCTTCTTGCTGTTCAGCGCTCGCGACCCCGACGACGTCGAACCCGCGGCCGCCGAGGCGGGCGTGACCGAATTCGTCCAGAAAGGAACGGGAACCGAGCAGTACGGCGTTCTCGCCGACCGAATCCGGGACGCGGCTTAA